From the Salinimicrobium tongyeongense genome, one window contains:
- a CDS encoding UvrD-helicase domain-containing protein has product MKDANIFRIYDASAGSGKTYTLVKQYLLLLLSSPRVDSYKNILAITFTNKAVGEMKSRIVESLHGLANPSRNSKENDLLMALSESSGMPAERIQKKSSDILKHIIHNYAAFEVSTIDGFTHRVLRTFAKDLGLPLNFEVELRTDEVIGEAVDRLISKAGKDKALTRILVNFVLSRTDDDKSWDIARDLFAIGRLLTQETSSKFLEILKTKKPEDFEDLKKKITQEQKKLENAVVETANYFFGLLDENDLDNGCFSGGYCPKFFLKLQKGDFNVNFSAGWQRDLAEKALYPSRLDTAKKQVLDKLQPQIIELYKQAKLLLTRIQFLEAVEKNLVPLSLLNAIQAQIEEIKAENSLVLISEFNATISKAVKDQPAPFIYERLGDRYRHYFVDEFQDTSQLQWENLIPLVDNTLSIEHPAGEFGSLTLVGDAKQSIYRWRGGKAEQFMELCQKRHPFSVEELEMLVLPNNYRSARTVVEFNNDFFKYTSGFFLHETHKNLFLNSGQGVVSSKEGYVNISFIEAENASEEMEAYPVRVLEIIEEVQENGRRLSDICILTRTRRESIAVANYLSEHAVPVISAESLLINRSPKIRFITAILQYCLDPGDKSLKFEILDYLLSENIEVENDFQFLEEHLKPEGEEFFKALEKNGISFSPVAATAMSVYEAVEYIIRAFSLEAVSDAYLQFYLDFVYEVSSSEGVGFFSFLEQWERKKDELSIVVPQGENAVQIMTIHKAKGLEFPVVIYPFANTQINDTAREHFWIELPENLNNNVEIAYLRAADKMKEWEGEAPQIYHELSCNSQLDALNVLYVAMTRPEQQLYVISKMDLDKKGNENTNRISGLLISYLRSTGKWDDGHVYHFGNPHEIISEERKPANSFEQESFFSSPTQGNGISIITRSGLMWNTRQQQAIEKGQLIHDLFAKIDTEADVEQVLENGKNDGLFASEEKEELKRSILEVTGHGELKKYFAQGVVNFNEREIISEDGAILRPDRLIFSGQKVSVIDYKTGAADPKHKAQISEYAHILEKMDFEIEKKILVYINDQIEVTFV; this is encoded by the coding sequence TTGAAGGACGCTAATATCTTCAGGATTTATGATGCTTCGGCCGGGTCTGGCAAGACCTATACCCTTGTAAAACAGTATCTTTTGCTCCTGCTTTCTTCGCCCCGCGTAGACAGTTATAAAAACATTCTTGCCATAACTTTCACCAATAAAGCTGTGGGGGAAATGAAATCGCGCATTGTTGAGAGCCTGCATGGGCTGGCAAACCCCAGCCGCAATTCAAAAGAAAATGATTTGCTCATGGCACTTTCTGAAAGTTCGGGAATGCCGGCAGAGCGTATTCAGAAGAAAAGCAGTGATATCCTGAAGCATATTATCCATAATTATGCAGCGTTTGAAGTTTCTACCATAGACGGGTTTACCCACAGGGTTTTGAGAACTTTTGCCAAAGACCTCGGGCTGCCCCTTAATTTTGAAGTTGAACTTAGAACCGACGAAGTAATTGGGGAGGCCGTAGACAGGCTCATTAGCAAAGCCGGTAAAGACAAGGCCCTCACCCGCATTTTAGTGAATTTTGTGCTCTCCAGGACCGATGATGACAAGAGCTGGGACATAGCCCGTGACCTTTTTGCCATTGGCCGTTTACTCACCCAGGAAACCAGCAGCAAATTCCTGGAGATCCTAAAGACAAAAAAACCTGAAGATTTTGAAGATCTCAAAAAGAAGATAACACAGGAACAGAAAAAACTGGAAAATGCAGTTGTTGAGACAGCGAATTATTTTTTCGGCTTGCTTGATGAAAACGATCTTGACAACGGCTGCTTCAGTGGTGGTTATTGCCCTAAGTTTTTCCTGAAGCTTCAAAAAGGGGATTTTAACGTGAACTTTTCCGCAGGCTGGCAAAGGGACCTGGCAGAAAAAGCCCTTTATCCTTCCAGACTTGATACCGCAAAAAAGCAGGTGCTCGATAAGCTTCAGCCGCAAATTATAGAGCTGTACAAGCAGGCAAAATTACTCCTCACCCGCATACAATTTCTGGAAGCGGTAGAGAAGAACCTCGTGCCGCTGTCGCTTTTAAATGCCATACAGGCACAAATTGAAGAGATAAAAGCTGAAAATTCGCTGGTGTTGATTTCAGAATTCAATGCCACCATCAGTAAGGCGGTGAAAGATCAGCCCGCGCCTTTTATCTATGAAAGGCTGGGAGACCGCTACCGGCATTATTTTGTTGATGAATTTCAGGATACCTCCCAGTTACAGTGGGAAAATTTGATCCCGCTTGTAGACAATACACTTTCTATTGAACACCCGGCCGGCGAATTTGGTTCCCTTACGCTGGTGGGAGACGCAAAACAGTCTATTTACAGGTGGCGTGGCGGTAAAGCCGAACAATTCATGGAGCTGTGCCAAAAGCGGCATCCGTTTAGCGTTGAAGAGCTCGAAATGCTGGTGTTGCCAAACAACTACCGCAGCGCGAGAACAGTAGTGGAGTTCAATAATGATTTTTTTAAGTACACTTCCGGATTTTTTCTGCATGAAACGCATAAAAACCTGTTTCTGAACAGCGGGCAGGGGGTGGTGAGCTCAAAAGAGGGTTATGTGAACATATCTTTTATTGAAGCCGAAAATGCTTCCGAAGAAATGGAGGCCTACCCCGTAAGAGTACTCGAAATTATTGAGGAAGTGCAGGAAAACGGCAGGCGGCTTTCAGATATTTGCATCCTCACCCGAACGCGACGGGAGAGCATAGCCGTTGCCAATTACCTGAGTGAACATGCCGTGCCGGTGATTTCTGCGGAAAGCCTGCTCATCAACAGGTCGCCAAAAATCAGGTTTATAACTGCCATTTTACAGTATTGCCTTGACCCGGGCGACAAGTCGCTGAAATTTGAGATCCTCGATTATCTTTTGTCTGAAAACATTGAGGTAGAAAATGACTTCCAGTTTCTGGAAGAGCATTTAAAGCCTGAAGGAGAGGAGTTTTTTAAAGCCCTGGAAAAAAACGGGATCAGTTTTTCACCCGTGGCAGCCACGGCAATGTCGGTTTATGAGGCAGTTGAATATATCATCAGGGCTTTTTCACTGGAAGCAGTTTCTGATGCTTACCTGCAGTTCTACCTCGATTTTGTGTATGAGGTTTCCAGTTCTGAAGGCGTGGGTTTTTTCAGCTTTTTGGAACAGTGGGAGCGAAAAAAAGACGAATTGAGCATAGTGGTGCCACAGGGGGAGAATGCCGTGCAAATAATGACCATTCACAAGGCAAAAGGCCTTGAATTTCCTGTGGTTATTTATCCTTTTGCCAATACCCAGATTAACGATACTGCCAGGGAACATTTTTGGATAGAACTGCCCGAAAACCTCAATAACAACGTAGAGATCGCTTACCTGCGCGCGGCCGACAAGATGAAGGAATGGGAAGGGGAAGCTCCTCAGATCTATCATGAGTTGAGTTGTAACAGTCAGCTTGACGCGCTCAACGTTTTGTATGTGGCCATGACGCGGCCCGAACAGCAGTTGTATGTCATTTCAAAGATGGACCTCGATAAAAAAGGCAATGAGAATACCAACCGCATTTCAGGTTTGTTGATCTCTTACCTGCGCTCTACAGGAAAATGGGATGATGGCCACGTATACCACTTCGGAAACCCGCATGAAATTATTTCCGAAGAAAGAAAACCGGCAAACAGCTTTGAGCAGGAAAGTTTCTTTTCTTCCCCAACCCAGGGCAATGGGATTTCCATCATCACGCGCTCGGGGCTTATGTGGAATACTAGGCAACAGCAGGCCATTGAAAAAGGTCAGCTTATCCACGATCTTTTTGCAAAAATAGATACCGAAGCAGATGTGGAGCAGGTGCTTGAAAATGGCAAAAATGACGGACTTTTTGCTTCCGAAGAAAAAGAAGAACTCAAAAGGTCTATTCTGGAAGTCACCGGCCACGGGGAGTTAAAAAAGTATTTCGCACAGGGGGTCGTGAATTTTAACGAGCGGGAAATCATTTCTGAAGACGGAGCTATTTTGAGGCCCGACAGGCTGATTTTTTCAGGTCAAAAAGTAAGCGTCATTGACTACAAAACAGGTGCGGCAGATCCAAAACATAAAGCGCAGATTTCAGAATATGCTCATATTCTGGAAAAAATGGATTTTGAGATCGAAAAGAAGATCCTGGTATATATAAACGACCAGATTGAAGTAACTTTTGTGTAA
- a CDS encoding superoxide dismutase → MAFELPKLKYAVDALEPHIDAKTMEIHHDKHHAGYTSKLNDAIKGTDMEGKNIENILNNLDMEDKAVRNNGGGYFNHNLFWEIMGPDGGGKPQGDLASAIDRDFGSFEAFKDEFSKAGATQFGSGWAWLCVKEGGKLEVCSTPNQDNPLMPGVGCGGYPILGMDVWEHAYYLKYQNQRPAYIEAFFNVINWEEVSKRYAQHK, encoded by the coding sequence ATGGCTTTCGAGTTACCAAAATTAAAATATGCAGTAGACGCATTGGAGCCTCACATTGACGCAAAAACAATGGAGATCCACCACGATAAACACCACGCAGGATATACCAGCAAATTAAATGATGCCATTAAAGGCACAGATATGGAAGGCAAGAATATCGAGAATATTCTGAACAACCTCGACATGGAAGATAAGGCTGTGCGCAACAATGGCGGTGGTTATTTCAACCACAACCTTTTCTGGGAAATTATGGGACCTGATGGCGGTGGAAAGCCTCAGGGAGATCTGGCCTCTGCAATAGACAGGGACTTTGGATCGTTTGAAGCTTTTAAAGATGAGTTCTCTAAAGCCGGTGCTACCCAGTTTGGATCTGGTTGGGCCTGGCTTTGTGTAAAAGAAGGCGGAAAACTGGAAGTGTGCTCTACTCCAAACCAGGACAACCCTTTAATGCCGGGAGTTGGTTGCGGCGGATACCCAATCCTTGGAATGGATGTGTGGGAGCATGCATACTACCTGAAGTATCAAAACCAGCGTCCTGCTTATATTGAAGCATTCTTCAATGTGATCAACTGGGAAGAAGTGTCCAAGCGATATGCACAACATAAATAA
- the recJ gene encoding single-stranded-DNA-specific exonuclease RecJ: protein MRWTLKPKPDPKTVAHLVEVLGVEEPIASLLAQRGIETFEEAKKFFRPSLEDLHDPYLMKDMEAAVKRIELALQKGENIMVFGDYDVDGTTSVALVSSYLKSIYPNIATYIPDRYEEGYGVSYKGIDFAADNDISLIIALDCGIKAIEKVAYAAGKGIDFIICDHHRPGATIPNAVAVLDPKREDCEYPYKELCGCGVGFKLLQALNEKRGEPFELLIPYLDLVATAIGADIVPVTGENRILAYHGLQVINLAPRPGIKAILAQVKKEQLTLTDVVFIVAPRINAAGRMKHGLHAVNLLTEEDPEKAKEFAAEIEAYNTSRRDTDKVITEEALAQINELREQDRKTTVVYRENWHKGVIGIVASRLTETYYRPTLVFTRSGEKLAASARSVSGFDVYDALEGCSEFIEQFGGHKYAAGLTLLSHQYDNFKRKFEEVVSATIDPRLLTPEIQIDAEIDLSDITAKFHRILKQFAPFGPGNMSPVFMTKNLRDTGYARCVGGEDKHLKARFFQKGNDRSFDAIGFDLGRKCELVSEGKKVKAAFCIDENEFQGNVTLQLRLKDLEVN, encoded by the coding sequence ATGCGCTGGACCCTCAAACCCAAACCCGATCCCAAAACCGTAGCACATCTTGTAGAAGTCCTGGGCGTGGAGGAGCCTATCGCTTCTTTACTGGCTCAGCGCGGTATAGAAACATTCGAGGAGGCCAAAAAATTCTTTCGTCCCAGTCTTGAAGACCTTCATGACCCGTATTTAATGAAAGACATGGAAGCGGCGGTAAAGCGTATTGAGCTCGCCCTTCAAAAAGGGGAAAATATCATGGTCTTTGGAGACTATGATGTAGACGGTACTACCAGTGTGGCACTGGTTTCTTCTTACCTCAAAAGCATCTATCCCAATATTGCAACTTACATTCCAGACAGGTATGAAGAAGGATACGGAGTGTCTTATAAAGGGATAGACTTTGCGGCCGATAATGACATTAGCCTTATCATTGCCCTTGACTGCGGGATTAAAGCCATTGAAAAAGTGGCTTATGCCGCCGGGAAAGGGATCGATTTTATTATTTGTGACCATCACAGGCCGGGGGCAACGATACCTAACGCGGTAGCCGTGCTCGACCCAAAAAGAGAAGATTGTGAGTATCCCTACAAAGAGCTCTGCGGGTGTGGTGTGGGTTTTAAGCTGTTACAAGCGCTAAATGAAAAGCGGGGAGAGCCTTTTGAGCTGCTTATCCCATACCTTGACCTGGTGGCCACGGCTATTGGGGCCGATATAGTTCCGGTGACCGGAGAGAACAGGATTTTGGCTTACCACGGCCTGCAGGTGATAAACCTTGCACCGCGCCCCGGGATAAAAGCCATTCTTGCCCAGGTCAAAAAAGAGCAGCTCACGCTTACAGATGTTGTATTTATAGTGGCGCCGCGCATCAATGCGGCCGGAAGAATGAAGCACGGGTTGCACGCCGTAAACCTTTTAACTGAAGAAGACCCCGAAAAAGCAAAAGAATTTGCTGCGGAAATTGAAGCCTACAACACAAGCCGCCGCGATACCGATAAGGTCATTACCGAAGAAGCACTTGCCCAGATTAATGAACTAAGGGAGCAGGATCGCAAAACTACGGTAGTGTACCGGGAGAACTGGCATAAAGGGGTGATTGGAATTGTGGCGTCAAGGCTTACCGAAACCTACTATAGGCCTACCCTGGTCTTTACCCGTAGCGGAGAGAAACTTGCGGCATCGGCACGGTCTGTAAGTGGCTTTGATGTCTACGACGCTCTCGAAGGCTGCAGCGAATTCATTGAGCAGTTTGGCGGGCATAAATATGCGGCGGGTCTAACCCTGCTTTCCCACCAGTATGATAATTTCAAGCGAAAATTTGAAGAGGTGGTTTCGGCTACAATAGATCCGCGCCTGCTAACGCCCGAGATCCAGATCGATGCCGAAATAGACTTAAGCGATATTACGGCTAAATTCCACAGGATCCTCAAGCAGTTTGCCCCTTTTGGCCCCGGGAATATGTCGCCTGTATTTATGACTAAAAATTTGCGCGATACCGGCTATGCGCGTTGCGTGGGGGGTGAAGACAAGCACCTGAAAGCCCGCTTTTTTCAAAAAGGGAATGACCGAAGCTTTGACGCCATAGGTTTTGATTTGGGCAGGAAGTGTGAGCTGGTGAGTGAGGGCAAAAAAGTGAAAGCTGCCTTTTGTATAGACGAAAATGAATTTCAGGGCAATGTGACGCTGCAGTTGAGACTAAAAGATTTAGAGGTAAATTAA